A window of Haliscomenobacter hydrossis DSM 1100 contains these coding sequences:
- a CDS encoding H-X9-DG-CTERM domain-containing protein encodes MNRSYPPRHSGGANVAWFDVF; translated from the coding sequence ATCAATCGCAGTTACCCGCCCAGACATTCCGGAGGGGCCAATGTTGCGTGGTTTGATGTTTTTTAA
- a CDS encoding WD40/YVTN/BNR-like repeat-containing protein, translating into MSGRVTAIDVVLQDPDHIYVGTASGGVWKSESGGITWAPLFDDQPIQSIGAIAINQDNPSEVWVGTGEGNPRNSQNFGLGIFRSLDGGKNWKNMGLKETKTIHRIIIHRDNPNVVYAGAQGSAYGPNEERGVYRTKDGGKTWERVLYVNNQTGVADMVVDPSNPNKIIVAMWEYGRKPWTFNSGGTGSGIYVTHDGGDTWERRTDADGLPKGMLGRVGLAISRSKPNIVYALVEAKDNALYKSTDGGKKWSVVATKNIGDRPFYYAEIYVDPQNENRLWNIFSLVTKSEDGGKTFETVLPYSGVHPDHHAFWIHPNDPNYLIDGNDGGLNISHDGGKSWRFIENIPVGQFYHVNHDMSIPYQIGGGMQDNGSWVGPSAVWQAGGIRTSQWQEVFFGDGFDLGFRPDNSRYIYAMSQGGNVGTVDTETGKTQFIKPTSPNNTELRFNWNAAFAQDPHNASAIYFGSQFLHYSKDYGQTWEVISPDLTTNDTAKQKPHLSGGLTLDATNAENHTTILAIGPSPLDAKVVWVGTDDGNLQLTRDGGKTWTNLTSKLPGNKAGSWIPYIEVSPHNAAEAFVIVNDYRRNDWRPMLYHTTDYGQTFRKIADENKVSGFTLCIVQDPVEPKLLFLGTDHGLYLSIDKGSTWTKWTNGYPSVPTQDMKIHPRDHDLIIATFGRAFWILDDIRPLREIARTGGKVLEQPFKMFPIPDAYQAAFKSFEGIRFSADGMFAGENKAPGAWITLWAPQAKPAAPTANNAKPAAAKEEKRPERVKIIILSATGDTVRTFSSRVDTGMMKVYWPLNRNGVRTPSRQERRGDEDSAPSGPQVLPGMYKVVAVWGKFKDSSSVTVKSDPRLNVKLDDLKAKDAAFRDMEKVVKKATEGFDQLKEARNTIRRVDAALSTAPDSTKQRLAKLGKALQDSLNVLEQLYMEPEDVKGIQRNENNLSSALQRAQQYMNASDGAPNQGAQRMMAKARQQTTEVLNRINNFFAGKFADYRKKVEAVQFSLFKAYVPVKVE; encoded by the coding sequence ATGTCTGGGCGGGTAACTGCGATTGATGTCGTGCTACAGGATCCTGACCACATTTATGTCGGTACGGCTTCGGGTGGAGTCTGGAAATCAGAAAGTGGCGGCATCACCTGGGCCCCACTTTTTGACGATCAACCCATTCAATCCATTGGTGCCATTGCCATCAACCAGGATAATCCCAGCGAAGTTTGGGTAGGGACGGGAGAAGGCAATCCCCGCAACTCCCAGAATTTTGGTTTGGGCATCTTTCGCTCTCTGGATGGGGGCAAGAACTGGAAGAACATGGGGTTGAAGGAAACCAAAACCATTCACCGCATCATCATTCACCGCGACAACCCCAATGTGGTGTACGCGGGGGCACAGGGTTCGGCCTACGGTCCCAATGAAGAACGGGGTGTTTACCGCACCAAAGACGGAGGAAAAACCTGGGAGCGCGTCCTCTATGTCAACAACCAGACCGGGGTTGCCGATATGGTGGTGGACCCTTCCAATCCCAACAAAATTATCGTTGCCATGTGGGAGTATGGCCGCAAACCCTGGACCTTCAATTCAGGGGGGACGGGCTCGGGCATTTACGTCACCCACGATGGCGGCGATACCTGGGAGCGCCGTACTGATGCCGATGGGTTGCCCAAAGGTATGCTGGGTCGCGTTGGTCTGGCCATTTCCCGCTCCAAGCCCAATATCGTTTATGCCCTGGTGGAAGCCAAAGACAATGCTTTGTACAAATCCACGGATGGGGGCAAAAAATGGAGTGTGGTAGCCACCAAAAACATTGGCGACCGACCATTTTATTATGCAGAAATCTACGTAGACCCACAAAATGAAAACCGTTTGTGGAACATTTTCTCTTTGGTGACCAAAAGTGAAGACGGGGGTAAAACCTTCGAAACGGTGCTCCCCTACTCGGGTGTACACCCTGACCACCACGCCTTCTGGATTCACCCCAATGACCCGAATTACCTGATTGATGGCAACGACGGCGGCTTGAACATCTCCCACGATGGGGGCAAAAGCTGGCGTTTCATCGAAAACATCCCGGTGGGTCAGTTTTACCACGTCAACCACGACATGTCGATTCCTTACCAGATTGGGGGCGGGATGCAAGACAATGGTTCCTGGGTAGGCCCTAGCGCAGTTTGGCAGGCCGGAGGCATCCGCACCAGCCAATGGCAGGAAGTCTTCTTCGGCGATGGATTTGATCTGGGTTTTCGGCCCGATAATTCGCGTTATATCTACGCCATGTCGCAAGGCGGCAACGTGGGTACCGTGGATACCGAGACGGGCAAAACCCAGTTCATCAAACCCACCTCGCCCAACAATACCGAATTGCGTTTCAACTGGAACGCGGCCTTTGCTCAAGATCCGCACAACGCCAGCGCCATTTATTTTGGTAGTCAATTTTTGCATTACAGCAAAGACTACGGTCAAACCTGGGAAGTCATTTCTCCCGATTTAACCACCAATGACACGGCCAAACAAAAGCCCCATTTGAGCGGTGGGCTTACCCTGGATGCGACGAATGCCGAAAACCATACCACCATTTTGGCCATCGGCCCAAGCCCACTTGACGCGAAAGTAGTTTGGGTAGGTACCGACGATGGTAACTTGCAGCTCACCCGCGATGGCGGCAAAACCTGGACCAACCTGACCAGCAAATTGCCAGGCAACAAAGCGGGAAGTTGGATTCCCTACATCGAAGTATCCCCGCACAACGCTGCCGAAGCCTTTGTGATCGTCAACGATTACCGACGCAACGATTGGCGGCCCATGCTTTACCACACGACGGATTATGGCCAAACTTTCCGCAAAATTGCCGATGAAAATAAAGTGAGTGGGTTCACCCTTTGTATTGTACAGGACCCGGTTGAGCCAAAATTGTTGTTTTTAGGCACCGACCATGGGTTGTACCTCAGCATCGATAAGGGGAGTACCTGGACCAAATGGACCAATGGTTACCCGAGTGTACCTACCCAGGACATGAAAATCCACCCCCGCGATCACGACCTGATCATTGCTACTTTTGGCCGGGCATTCTGGATTTTGGACGACATCCGCCCGCTGCGCGAGATTGCCCGTACGGGGGGCAAAGTGTTGGAGCAGCCTTTCAAAATGTTCCCGATTCCGGATGCTTACCAAGCTGCATTCAAGTCTTTTGAAGGCATTCGTTTTTCTGCTGATGGAATGTTTGCCGGGGAGAATAAAGCACCCGGAGCGTGGATTACACTGTGGGCACCACAAGCCAAACCAGCCGCGCCAACCGCCAATAACGCCAAACCCGCTGCGGCCAAAGAAGAAAAAAGACCAGAACGAGTCAAAATTATCATTCTTTCGGCAACGGGTGATACCGTGCGTACTTTCAGTTCACGGGTAGACACGGGCATGATGAAGGTATACTGGCCACTGAACCGCAATGGGGTACGCACGCCCAGCCGCCAGGAACGCCGCGGAGATGAAGATTCTGCGCCCAGCGGGCCACAAGTACTGCCGGGAATGTATAAAGTGGTAGCGGTTTGGGGCAAATTTAAAGATTCCAGCTCGGTGACGGTGAAATCTGACCCTCGCCTGAACGTCAAGCTCGATGACTTGAAAGCCAAAGATGCGGCCTTCCGCGACATGGAAAAGGTGGTTAAAAAGGCAACCGAGGGTTTTGATCAGCTCAAAGAAGCCCGCAACACCATCCGCCGGGTGGATGCGGCGCTGTCTACCGCGCCAGATAGCACCAAACAGCGTTTGGCCAAGTTGGGCAAAGCCCTGCAAGACAGCTTGAACGTCCTGGAACAACTCTACATGGAACCTGAAGACGTCAAAGGTATCCAGCGCAATGAAAACAACCTTAGTTCGGCGCTGCAACGTGCCCAACAATACATGAATGCCTCGGATGGCGCACCAAACCAGGGGGCGCAGCGCATGATGGCCAAAGCTCGTCAGCAAACGACTGAAGTGCTGAACCGCATCAATAATTTCTTTGCTGGCAAGTTTGCGGATTACCGGAAGAAGGTGGAGGCGGTGCAGTTTTCGTTGTTTAAAGCGTATGTGCCGGTGAAGGTGGAGTAG
- a CDS encoding DUF4435 domain-containing protein, whose amino-acid sequence MPKQRPAYSPEEILESLKYSALSGPIVYLEGVDDVKIFRDIAHRKGIFGSFSFEQLGARNTLLNLFELYDIQKAKIKRPILFFADQDTWVFSGIPAEYQEIHFTKGYSIENDLFEDGKEFILALLYDIEKERFAQLIESVSEWFAREAKLILNGNSEAAKIDLLLLNPSIISPGANGMNEAYQIDATFRADESQLIVQIKQQYTKLLRGKFLFELLQRLSLDRGNNKENLPIPNESSLFSTCIAEGIRKEDSHCQRIATILQNVI is encoded by the coding sequence ATGCCCAAACAGCGCCCAGCATATTCACCAGAAGAAATTCTCGAATCACTTAAATATTCCGCTCTTTCTGGCCCAATCGTCTATCTTGAAGGGGTTGATGATGTGAAGATTTTCCGCGACATTGCCCATCGTAAAGGCATTTTTGGTTCCTTTTCTTTTGAGCAACTGGGTGCTCGAAACACGCTTTTGAATTTATTTGAACTATACGATATTCAAAAGGCCAAAATCAAAAGACCGATTCTGTTTTTTGCTGATCAAGATACCTGGGTATTTTCAGGAATCCCTGCAGAATACCAAGAGATCCACTTCACCAAAGGTTATTCCATCGAAAACGATCTTTTTGAAGACGGCAAAGAATTCATTCTAGCCTTGCTCTATGACATTGAAAAGGAAAGATTTGCCCAACTTATCGAAAGTGTGTCTGAATGGTTTGCCCGTGAAGCAAAACTGATCCTTAATGGAAACTCAGAGGCAGCAAAAATTGATCTATTGTTGCTCAATCCAAGTATCATTTCTCCTGGAGCAAATGGAATGAATGAAGCTTATCAAATCGACGCAACTTTTCGTGCAGATGAAAGTCAACTCATCGTGCAGATAAAGCAACAGTACACAAAATTATTACGGGGTAAGTTTCTCTTTGAACTCCTACAAAGACTGAGTCTAGATCGTGGTAATAATAAAGAAAACCTACCTATCCCCAATGAATCCAGCCTCTTCAGCACCTGCATAGCCGAAGGCATACGCAAAGAAGATAGCCATTGTCAGCGCATCGCTACCATTCTCCAAAATGTGATTTGA
- a CDS encoding AAA family ATPase, with translation MIKSLVVKGLWGRYDYDLQFNEDINIFTGSNGTGKTTLLKTLWYLYSGHFNQLVKEIYFKEAIITAKNDRKLVIRRNEIVVQNEDVVPSKTLITMALIDNKGKTYLSFESTIKGKEPEENPDNAIEGAVDGSIFFPTFRRLEGGFSLQESSDLINALRDFTSQMTKDQHRFISSSDSQDIRGLINEISSDIRIKMESANADFMNFLTKNVKGSVSPHFTEELKKKIEQKEKAETEAKEPITNLSKYIDQYFWEKSIKITDDLKLGRNTNEISVENLSAGEKNFLSFLVYASSLKKGIIFIDEPELNLHIDWQRLLLSTLHHISPKVQFFVATHSPAIYASYPDKSFWFDEIVRQSSDGLPTEVVQESVLG, from the coding sequence ATGATCAAATCCTTGGTAGTTAAAGGCCTCTGGGGTAGATACGATTACGATCTGCAATTCAACGAGGACATCAATATTTTTACGGGGAGTAATGGGACGGGGAAGACGACCTTGTTGAAAACGTTGTGGTATTTGTATAGTGGGCATTTTAATCAGTTGGTAAAGGAGATTTACTTTAAAGAAGCCATAATTACAGCTAAGAATGATCGTAAACTAGTCATTAGACGAAATGAAATAGTAGTTCAAAACGAAGACGTAGTTCCTTCTAAAACCCTGATCACTATGGCCCTAATCGATAACAAAGGAAAAACGTATCTTTCATTTGAGTCAACAATAAAAGGAAAAGAACCAGAGGAGAATCCGGATAATGCTATAGAAGGAGCAGTAGATGGTTCGATCTTTTTTCCCACATTTCGACGATTAGAAGGAGGCTTTTCCTTACAGGAAAGTTCCGATTTAATTAATGCGTTGAGAGACTTTACAAGTCAAATGACAAAAGATCAGCATCGTTTTATAAGTTCTAGCGATTCTCAAGATATTCGGGGGTTAATCAATGAAATTTCCTCAGACATTCGAATAAAAATGGAATCAGCAAATGCTGATTTTATGAATTTTCTTACCAAAAACGTTAAGGGTAGTGTATCTCCCCATTTTACTGAAGAATTAAAAAAGAAAATTGAACAAAAAGAAAAAGCAGAGACGGAAGCAAAGGAGCCAATCACAAATCTATCTAAGTATATTGATCAATATTTTTGGGAAAAAAGTATAAAAATCACAGATGACCTCAAGTTGGGTCGGAATACGAATGAGATCAGTGTTGAAAATTTGTCTGCTGGAGAAAAAAACTTTCTGAGCTTTTTGGTTTATGCAAGTTCGCTAAAAAAAGGCATTATATTTATTGATGAACCAGAACTAAATCTCCATATTGATTGGCAGAGATTACTACTGTCTACACTCCATCATATTTCACCCAAAGTCCAGTTTTTCGTTGCTACACATTCGCCTGCTATTTATGCAAGCTACCCTGATAAGTCTTTCTGGTTTGATGAAATAGTTCGTCAATCTTCAGATGGTTTGCCAACAGAAGTTGTTCAGGAATCAGTTCTCGGATAG
- a CDS encoding site-2 protease family protein — MTGAFRIARVFGIPVRVHWSFFVLVLGYVLYAGYDTDWDKMAMLWSGIFVLVLFFLVVLHEFGHALTARRYGVTTRDIILLPIGGVARLDHLPEKPAHEFWVAIAGPLVNVAIAALFSLYLFNFTPDQRWEIVNGVVFSNGNYFLNEYSDLDRFLFFMAWLNVILATFNLIPAFPMDGGRILRALLSIGLGRLRATMVAARIGQALALGMIALGVWQTNPMYALIGLFILFTAENEYRSVRMEHLVGQLKVDQLMRGNFSRVYLSDAMSTVLEIHRLGLEKNFLVFDQWQNLMGVLPEFRLKEAHKKNDLQAPVSKYMLPDIHPLVSAENLRQAFGILQTSDAGALPVYNPWNRLVGVLDEYHFSQDLKKRMRGRKWF; from the coding sequence ATGACTGGAGCGTTTCGGATTGCCCGTGTTTTTGGGATACCAGTACGGGTTCACTGGAGTTTCTTTGTGTTGGTGTTGGGCTACGTACTGTACGCCGGTTATGATACCGATTGGGACAAGATGGCCATGCTGTGGTCGGGAATTTTTGTGCTGGTCTTGTTTTTTTTGGTGGTTTTACACGAATTTGGTCATGCCCTGACGGCTCGACGTTACGGCGTCACTACCCGCGACATCATTCTTTTGCCCATTGGCGGGGTAGCGCGCCTGGATCATTTACCCGAAAAGCCCGCCCACGAATTTTGGGTTGCCATTGCCGGGCCTTTGGTCAATGTGGCCATCGCGGCCTTGTTTAGCCTTTATCTGTTCAACTTCACGCCTGATCAACGCTGGGAAATTGTCAATGGGGTTGTTTTTTCCAATGGCAATTATTTCCTGAACGAATATTCTGATCTCGATCGCTTTTTGTTTTTTATGGCCTGGCTCAATGTCATTTTGGCCACCTTCAACCTCATTCCTGCTTTCCCGATGGACGGAGGCCGCATCTTGCGCGCCCTGCTCTCGATCGGCTTGGGGCGCTTGCGGGCAACCATGGTCGCCGCCCGGATTGGCCAGGCTTTGGCACTGGGCATGATTGCCCTGGGGGTATGGCAAACCAACCCGATGTACGCCCTGATTGGTTTATTCATCCTGTTTACTGCCGAAAACGAATACCGCTCGGTACGCATGGAGCACCTGGTGGGGCAACTCAAAGTGGATCAATTGATGCGGGGCAATTTCTCGCGGGTATACCTCAGCGATGCGATGTCCACCGTTTTGGAAATTCACCGCCTGGGTCTGGAAAAGAACTTTTTGGTATTTGACCAATGGCAAAATCTGATGGGGGTATTGCCCGAATTCAGGCTAAAAGAGGCACATAAAAAGAATGACCTGCAAGCACCCGTGAGCAAATACATGTTGCCCGACATTCACCCTCTGGTGAGTGCCGAAAACCTGCGGCAGGCCTTTGGCATCCTGCAGACTTCCGACGCGGGCGCCTTGCCCGTATACAACCCTTGGAACCGCCTGGTGGGGGTGCTGGATGAGTACCATTTTTCGCAGGATTTGAAGAAAAGGATGCGGGGGAGGAAGTGGTTTTAG
- a CDS encoding DUF4230 domain-containing protein, whose amino-acid sequence MRRLLLVLGFIAVFIGGFWIARSVFMPRERVVTQAEASVLLEKMKTVAKLVTVEGYFSELYNHKDYWQYDWWIFRKKALLRIKAKVSVGFDLEGLDIKADTATKTITIKNIPKEPEIISIDHNIDYYDISEGSFNTFTPEDYNKINKKARDLIEQKAKESDLIKQAREQGIEIIDLIKFIGESSGWIVQMDSVATKLD is encoded by the coding sequence ATGCGTCGTTTACTGCTTGTATTGGGATTTATTGCCGTGTTTATCGGGGGCTTTTGGATTGCCCGCAGTGTGTTCATGCCCAGAGAACGCGTGGTAACGCAGGCGGAAGCTTCGGTATTACTGGAAAAAATGAAAACCGTAGCCAAATTGGTTACCGTAGAGGGTTATTTTTCCGAGTTGTACAACCATAAAGACTATTGGCAATACGACTGGTGGATTTTTCGAAAAAAGGCCTTGTTGCGCATAAAAGCCAAAGTTTCGGTCGGTTTTGACCTGGAAGGACTGGACATCAAAGCCGATACTGCCACCAAAACCATCACCATCAAAAACATCCCCAAGGAACCGGAAATCATTTCCATCGACCACAACATCGACTATTACGACATTTCCGAAGGCTCCTTCAATACCTTCACTCCAGAGGATTACAATAAGATCAACAAAAAAGCCCGCGACCTGATTGAACAAAAAGCCAAAGAAAGTGATTTGATTAAACAGGCCCGCGAGCAAGGAATCGAAATCATCGACCTGATCAAGTTCATTGGTGAAAGCTCTGGCTGGATCGTGCAAATGGACTCCGTGGCGACTAAGCTTGATTGA
- a CDS encoding DUF3108 domain-containing protein: protein MHLSRLMKIGAAFLVLSLMAFRVPQPERIPNHLPLYTGGDQCDMDNQVFRHGEEMVYKVFYNWNFIWMSAGEVVFKVEDLGDRYHFSAHGGTYKGYDAFFKVRDKYDVYVDKTTLLPITSIREVHEGKYTLYDKLTFDRENGKVKSLRGKTKEVAELVEYDSDSCIHDILSMVYCARNLSFDQMRPGQDFPIKIFIDKKTWPLKVNYKGKFPNKKIRGLGHFNTVALNPEVIKGYIFKESSNLTIWASDDKNRLPLMIESPISIGSVKVILKSYRGVRYPLSAKVKDKKADEEISPED from the coding sequence ATGCATCTCTCCAGGCTGATGAAAATTGGCGCGGCCTTCTTGGTACTCTCATTGATGGCTTTCCGCGTGCCTCAACCCGAAAGGATCCCCAATCATCTCCCGCTGTATACTGGCGGGGATCAATGTGACATGGACAATCAAGTGTTCCGGCATGGTGAAGAAATGGTGTATAAAGTTTTTTACAACTGGAACTTCATTTGGATGTCGGCGGGTGAAGTTGTCTTCAAAGTGGAAGATTTGGGCGATCGGTACCATTTTTCTGCCCACGGAGGTACCTACAAAGGCTACGATGCCTTTTTTAAAGTGCGCGATAAATATGATGTTTATGTGGACAAAACTACCCTCTTGCCCATCACTTCGATCAGGGAGGTTCATGAAGGGAAATATACCTTGTACGACAAACTGACCTTTGACCGCGAAAACGGCAAGGTGAAATCCCTGCGTGGAAAAACCAAAGAGGTAGCGGAGTTGGTGGAATACGACTCAGACTCCTGCATTCACGATATTCTTTCGATGGTGTATTGCGCGCGCAACCTCAGTTTTGATCAAATGCGCCCAGGGCAGGATTTTCCCATCAAGATTTTTATTGACAAAAAAACCTGGCCGCTAAAAGTGAACTACAAAGGGAAATTTCCCAACAAAAAAATCCGCGGTTTGGGGCATTTCAATACCGTAGCCCTCAATCCCGAAGTGATCAAAGGCTACATCTTTAAAGAAAGTTCAAACTTGACCATCTGGGCTTCAGATGATAAAAACCGCCTGCCGCTGATGATCGAATCTCCGATCTCCATTGGCTCGGTAAAAGTCATCCTGAAGAGTTACCGGGGGGTGCGTTATCCATTGAGTGCCAAAGTGAAAGACAAAAAAGCGGATGAGGAAATCAGCCCAGAGGACTAA
- a CDS encoding lysylphosphatidylglycerol synthase domain-containing protein: MSLVRSQSNSFRRRAWLLIRLLLALGILWGFYVELFRRNDFDQLWRLFRSNLFAATFYYLLFCMLLMPFNWLLETLKWRQFTQPWSGMSFGQSLRAVLAGVAASMLLPNRSGDYLGRWLLAPEQQKGKIILATVAGNYCQFLILLGLGLPSLLWLGHYTKAWQISGIEKFAAPVLLVFLGLLALGVVGIPRLLHHYAERNQGLIWKGAWRYVQTVLDQALEVLQHYRLATFAAGLGLAALRYGLYSVQYYAILHFYGIDLPADAALAGVGTIYLLQTAIPLPPVLGLLARGEIALLVWGIWGANALSTLAASYTLFVLNLVLPALLGLFFIVKKA, encoded by the coding sequence GTGTCACTTGTACGGAGCCAGAGCAACTCCTTTCGCCGTCGCGCCTGGCTGCTGATTCGATTGTTGTTGGCTTTGGGCATTTTGTGGGGATTTTATGTGGAGCTTTTTCGGCGCAATGACTTTGACCAGCTGTGGCGGCTTTTTCGCAGCAACCTTTTCGCAGCAACCTTCTATTACTTGCTGTTTTGTATGCTTTTGATGCCCTTTAATTGGTTGCTCGAAACGCTTAAATGGCGGCAATTTACCCAGCCCTGGAGCGGAATGTCTTTTGGCCAAAGCCTTCGTGCCGTGTTGGCTGGCGTAGCAGCATCCATGTTGTTGCCCAATCGCAGTGGCGACTACCTGGGGCGTTGGTTGCTTGCGCCTGAGCAGCAAAAAGGCAAAATTATTCTGGCTACCGTAGCGGGGAATTATTGTCAGTTCTTGATCCTTTTGGGGCTGGGCTTGCCTTCTTTGTTGTGGCTGGGGCATTATACCAAAGCCTGGCAAATCAGCGGAATAGAAAAATTCGCTGCACCGGTTTTGCTGGTTTTTTTAGGCTTATTGGCCTTGGGTGTAGTGGGCATCCCCCGACTTTTGCATCATTATGCCGAACGCAATCAAGGGCTTATTTGGAAAGGCGCCTGGCGATACGTACAAACAGTTTTGGATCAAGCACTTGAAGTATTGCAGCATTATCGGCTAGCTACCTTTGCAGCGGGCTTGGGTTTGGCGGCTTTGCGTTATGGTTTGTACAGTGTTCAGTATTACGCCATTTTGCATTTTTACGGGATCGATTTGCCAGCGGATGCAGCCCTGGCCGGAGTCGGCACCATTTATTTGTTGCAAACGGCAATTCCCTTGCCACCCGTTTTGGGGCTGTTGGCCAGGGGGGAAATTGCACTCTTGGTATGGGGCATTTGGGGCGCCAATGCCTTGAGTACCTTGGCTGCTTCCTACACCTTGTTTGTACTAAATTTGGTGTTGCCAGCGTTACTTGGATTGTTTTTCATCGTCAAAAAAGCGTGA